A single window of Vibrio alfacsensis DNA harbors:
- a CDS encoding alpha/beta fold hydrolase: MNERDFTLPSGTMAALEIGNEKTTDTSVVFLHGWMDNAGSFKELMIHIHRLNPKLHLLALDLFGHGKSSHKSFDNYYPFHDYIDDLHQLLVELSPNRLVLVGHSLGALIASCYSAAFPEQVEALVQIEGAGPLAEPPSNAVQRLRDGVLSRTRQRRKSERAIASLELAVKLRMQANHLTAEQLLPIVERATVLRDNQWYWRHDVRLKCASLYRMSQEHASAVTSQIRCPHLIVLGNKGFQHLQSHQVDWGANPPEVASVAGGHHCHLEQTLEVAERILGVVNKI; encoded by the coding sequence ATGAATGAACGCGATTTCACGTTACCAAGTGGGACGATGGCTGCACTTGAAATCGGAAATGAAAAAACGACTGATACTTCAGTCGTTTTTCTTCATGGGTGGATGGATAATGCTGGTAGCTTTAAAGAGTTAATGATTCACATTCATCGACTTAACCCTAAACTCCATTTACTGGCACTCGATCTGTTTGGTCATGGTAAGTCTAGCCATAAATCGTTCGATAACTATTACCCATTTCATGACTATATTGATGATTTGCACCAGTTATTGGTTGAATTATCGCCAAACAGATTGGTCTTAGTAGGGCATTCTCTTGGTGCTTTAATCGCAAGTTGTTATAGTGCAGCGTTTCCTGAGCAAGTTGAAGCATTGGTGCAAATTGAGGGAGCAGGGCCATTGGCAGAGCCTCCATCGAATGCAGTGCAACGTCTGCGTGATGGTGTACTGAGCAGAACGCGACAACGCCGTAAATCAGAGCGAGCTATCGCTTCCTTAGAGTTAGCGGTAAAGCTACGTATGCAAGCCAACCACCTTACCGCTGAGCAGCTATTACCTATTGTTGAGCGTGCGACTGTATTACGCGACAACCAATGGTATTGGCGACACGATGTTAGGCTGAAATGTGCATCGCTTTATCGTATGTCACAAGAGCATGCGAGTGCGGTGACTAGCCAAATACGTTGCCCTCACCTTATCGTATTGGGAAATAAAGGATTCCAGCATTTACAGTCTCATCAAGTCGATTGGGGAGCCAACCCTCCTGAAGTGGCCTCCGTTGCTGGTGGGCATCACTGTCATTTAGAGCAAACACTCGAAGTCGCAGAGCGAATTCTTGGTGTAGTTAACAAAATTTAA
- a CDS encoding Slp family lipoprotein: protein MKFSGRILLVIVSAFWLSACSSLPEELNASTEQVVTDYEVFAQKQGQTTTDVRLGGVIANVENLQNKTRLEIVNLPISKSGKPDLNQEPTGRFAVYFDGYLEPVAFSEGRLITVVGKGAGEEQGRIGEHRYVFPIIQGDGYRLWKIEERVRMYDTPTYYYPCYSINCRMWRNDFPQDGKVIKQVK, encoded by the coding sequence ATGAAGTTTTCTGGACGTATTTTACTGGTAATAGTATCCGCTTTTTGGTTATCTGCTTGCAGCTCACTCCCTGAAGAATTAAATGCGAGTACTGAGCAGGTTGTGACGGATTATGAAGTGTTCGCTCAGAAGCAAGGTCAAACAACGACGGATGTTCGCCTTGGTGGCGTTATCGCGAATGTTGAGAATCTACAAAACAAAACTCGTCTGGAGATCGTTAACCTTCCGATCAGCAAATCAGGTAAGCCGGATCTCAATCAAGAGCCAACAGGTCGTTTCGCGGTTTATTTTGATGGTTATTTGGAACCCGTTGCTTTTAGTGAGGGACGACTTATTACGGTCGTTGGTAAAGGCGCAGGGGAAGAGCAAGGTCGAATTGGTGAGCATCGCTATGTTTTTCCAATTATTCAAGGTGATGGTTATCGCTTATGGAAGATAGAAGAACGTGTGCGAATGTACGATACCCCAACTTATTACTACCCATGTTATTCCATTAACTGCCGTATGTGGCGAAATGATTTTCCACAAGATGGCAAGGTGATCAAACAGGTGAAATAA
- a CDS encoding chromosome partitioning protein ParA yields MASINGLPPALIPGANRTNKVGKKGQVKKAHEKQSVGQPSKVANAVAHSIKQVDESQIHRAQIQYDLPEGRARKAMEEYMDVMNRAKKEELAQLLGVDIYV; encoded by the coding sequence TCTATCAATGGTTTACCTCCTGCGTTAATACCGGGTGCGAATCGTACCAACAAAGTCGGTAAAAAGGGGCAGGTAAAGAAAGCGCATGAGAAGCAGAGTGTTGGTCAACCCTCGAAAGTGGCGAACGCTGTCGCGCATTCCATAAAACAAGTAGATGAATCGCAAATTCACCGTGCTCAAATCCAATATGACTTACCAGAGGGACGAGCACGTAAAGCCATGGAAGAGTATATGGACGTTATGAATCGAGCGAAAAAAGAGGAACTTGCTCAATTGCTTGGTGTCGATATCTATGTGTGA